A single genomic interval of Mycobacterium sp. DL592 harbors:
- the argS gene encoding arginine--tRNA ligase yields the protein MTPADLAELLKNTAAAVLAAHGLDTAALPAVVTVERPRNPEHGDYATNLALQVAKKVGANPRELAGWLAAALTEADGIASAEVAGPGFVNLRIEASAQGLIVRNVLDAGAGYGHSGLLQGQRINLEFVSANPTGPIHIGGTRWAAVGDALGRLLSTQGGDVVREYYFNDHGAQIDRFTKSLIAAAKGEPAPADGYAGAYINDIADQILAKAPDALSLTGGEQQETFRSIGVDLMFDHIKKSLHEFGTDFDVYTHEDSMHTSGRVDQAIAKLRENGAIYEKDGATWLRTTEFGDDKDRVVIKSDGQPAYIAGDLAYYLDKRQRGFDLCIYMLGADHHGYIARLKAAAAALGDDPDTVEVLIGQMVNLVRDGQPVRMSKRAGTVITLDDLVEAIGVDAARYALIRSSVDSPIDIDLQLWSSASSENPVYYVQYAHARLSALARNAAELGLAPDTAHLDLLTHDKEGTLIRNLGEFTRVLESAASLREPHRVCRYLEDLAGDYHRFYDSCRVLPQGDEEPTDLHRARLALCDATRQVIGNGLGILGVSAPERM from the coding sequence GTGACCCCCGCCGACCTCGCCGAGCTGCTGAAGAACACCGCCGCCGCGGTGCTGGCCGCGCATGGCCTCGACACCGCCGCGCTTCCCGCGGTCGTGACCGTCGAGCGCCCGCGCAACCCCGAGCATGGCGATTACGCGACGAATCTGGCGCTGCAGGTCGCCAAGAAGGTCGGCGCAAACCCCCGGGAACTGGCCGGATGGCTGGCCGCTGCGCTCACCGAAGCCGACGGGATCGCCTCGGCCGAGGTCGCCGGGCCGGGCTTTGTGAACCTGCGCATCGAGGCCTCGGCCCAGGGCCTCATCGTCCGCAACGTCCTCGACGCCGGTGCCGGATACGGCCATTCCGGGCTGCTGCAGGGCCAGAGGATCAACCTCGAGTTCGTTTCGGCCAACCCCACCGGCCCCATCCACATCGGTGGCACCCGGTGGGCGGCCGTCGGCGATGCGCTCGGTCGCCTACTGTCCACCCAGGGCGGCGACGTGGTCCGGGAGTACTACTTCAACGATCACGGCGCGCAGATCGACCGGTTCACCAAGTCGCTGATCGCCGCCGCCAAAGGCGAACCGGCCCCTGCCGACGGCTATGCCGGCGCCTACATCAACGACATCGCAGACCAGATCCTGGCCAAGGCCCCCGACGCACTGAGCTTGACCGGCGGGGAGCAGCAGGAGACGTTCCGGTCCATCGGCGTGGACCTGATGTTCGACCACATCAAGAAGTCCCTGCACGAGTTCGGCACCGACTTCGACGTCTACACCCACGAAGACTCCATGCACACCAGCGGACGCGTGGACCAGGCGATCGCCAAGCTCCGGGAGAACGGCGCCATCTACGAAAAGGATGGCGCAACCTGGCTTCGCACAACGGAATTCGGTGACGACAAGGACCGCGTCGTCATCAAGAGCGACGGCCAGCCCGCCTATATCGCCGGCGACCTGGCCTACTACCTGGACAAGCGCCAGCGCGGCTTCGATCTGTGCATCTACATGCTGGGTGCCGACCACCACGGCTACATCGCGCGGTTGAAGGCGGCTGCCGCCGCGCTCGGTGACGACCCGGACACCGTCGAGGTGCTGATCGGCCAGATGGTGAACCTCGTCCGCGACGGGCAACCCGTGCGGATGAGCAAGCGGGCCGGCACGGTGATCACCCTCGACGACCTCGTCGAGGCCATCGGAGTCGACGCCGCGCGATACGCACTGATCCGCTCCTCGGTGGACAGCCCGATCGACATCGACCTGCAGCTGTGGTCCTCGGCGTCCAGCGAAAACCCGGTCTACTACGTGCAATACGCCCACGCCCGGCTCTCGGCACTGGCCCGCAACGCCGCCGAACTCGGCCTGGCGCCCGACACCGCACACCTGGATCTGCTCACCCATGACAAAGAGGGCACCCTGATCCGCAACCTGGGCGAGTTCACCCGGGTGCTCGAGTCCGCGGCCTCGCTGCGCGAACCGCACCGGGTGTGCCGTTACCTCGAGGACCTGGCGGGGGACTACCACCGGTTCTACGACTCCTGCCGGGTGCTTCCCCAGGGCGACGAAGAACCCACCGACTTGCATCGAGCCCGGCTGGCGTTGTGCGACGCCACCCGCCAGGTGATCGGCAACGGGCTGGGCATCCTGGGCGTGTCCGCACCGGAGCGGATGTGA
- a CDS encoding homoserine dehydrogenase encodes MSTPEKAIGIAVLGLGNVGSEVVRIIEESAVDLAARIGAPLELRGVAVRRVADDRGVPVGLLTDNVEELVSRDDVDIVVELMGPVEPARKAILSALEQGKSVVTANKALLAQSTGELAQAAERAHVDLYFEAAVAGAIPVIRPLTQSLAGDSVLRVAGIVNGTTNYILSEMASTGADYASALADASALGYAEADPTADVEGYDAAAKAAILASIAFHTRVTADDVYREGITKVSPADFEAAKALGCTIKLLSICERITTPEGQQRVSARVYPALVPLTHPLATVNGAFNAVVVEAEAAGRLMFYGQGAGGAPTASSVMGDVVMAARNRVQGGRGPRESKYAQLPIAPMGVISTRYYVSMTVADRPGVLASVADEFGKREVSIAEVRQEGLTDEEGQPSGARIVVVTHRATDAALSETVSALADLEAVQSINSVLRLEGTSE; translated from the coding sequence ATGAGTACACCCGAAAAGGCCATCGGCATCGCGGTATTGGGGCTGGGTAACGTCGGCAGCGAGGTCGTGCGCATCATCGAGGAGAGCGCCGTCGACCTGGCTGCGCGCATCGGTGCCCCGCTGGAGTTGCGGGGTGTGGCAGTGCGACGCGTCGCCGATGACCGCGGCGTGCCCGTCGGCCTGCTCACCGACAACGTCGAGGAGTTGGTGTCCCGCGACGACGTCGACATCGTCGTCGAGCTGATGGGCCCGGTCGAGCCGGCCCGCAAGGCGATCCTGTCCGCTCTCGAGCAGGGCAAGTCCGTGGTGACCGCGAACAAGGCGCTGCTGGCGCAATCCACCGGCGAGCTCGCGCAGGCTGCCGAGCGCGCGCACGTGGACCTCTACTTCGAAGCCGCCGTGGCCGGCGCCATCCCGGTGATCCGGCCGCTGACGCAGTCACTGGCCGGTGACTCGGTGCTGCGGGTGGCCGGCATCGTCAACGGCACCACCAACTACATCCTCTCCGAGATGGCCTCGACGGGAGCCGATTACGCCTCCGCGCTGGCCGATGCCAGCGCGCTGGGCTACGCCGAGGCCGACCCCACCGCCGACGTCGAGGGATACGACGCCGCCGCCAAGGCCGCGATCCTGGCGTCGATCGCGTTCCACACCCGGGTCACCGCCGACGACGTATACCGCGAGGGCATCACCAAGGTGAGCCCCGCGGACTTCGAAGCCGCCAAGGCGCTCGGCTGCACCATCAAGCTGTTGTCGATCTGCGAGCGAATCACCACACCTGAAGGACAGCAACGGGTTTCGGCGCGCGTCTACCCGGCGCTGGTACCTCTGACTCATCCGCTGGCCACCGTCAACGGGGCGTTCAACGCGGTCGTGGTCGAGGCCGAAGCCGCCGGCCGGCTGATGTTCTACGGCCAGGGCGCCGGTGGTGCGCCGACCGCCTCGTCGGTGATGGGTGACGTCGTGATGGCGGCCCGTAACCGGGTACAGGGCGGCCGCGGACCGCGGGAATCCAAGTACGCCCAGCTGCCGATCGCCCCGATGGGCGTGATCTCGACCCGCTACTACGTGAGCATGACCGTCGCCGACCGGCCGGGCGTACTGGCCTCTGTCGCAGACGAATTCGGTAAGCGCGAAGTGAGTATCGCCGAGGTGCGCCAGGAAGGCCTCACCGACGAGGAGGGCCAGCCGTCCGGTGCGCGGATCGTGGTGGTCACCCACCGCGCCACTGATGCCGCGCTGTCGGAAACCGTCTCCGCGCTGGCCGATCTCGAAGCGGTGCAGAGCATCAACAGCGTGCTGCGATTGGAGGGAACCAGCGAATGA
- the lysA gene encoding diaminopimelate decarboxylase, which translates to MALAPKVWPHNLIRRPDGEVVIAGVAVSDLAAEYGTPLFVIDEDDFRNRCREISAAFGGGHNVHYAAKAFLCSEIARWVAEEGLSLDVASGGELAVALHAGFPAERIAFHGNNKSVDELTAAVKAGVGHIVLDSMTEIDRLDLIAGDAGVVQDVLIRITVGVEAHTHEFIATAHEDQKFGLSLASGAAMTAVRRVFAADHLRLVGLHSHIGSQIFDVAGFELAAHRVIGLLRDVVAEFGVDKTAQIATVDLGGGLGISYLAQDDPPPVQDLAAKLGAIVHNESAAVGLPSPRLVVEPGRAIAGPGTVTLYQVGTVKDVAISAGSSRRYISVDGGMSDNIRTSLYGAEYDVRLVSRGSDAQPVLARIVGKHCESGDIVVRDAWVPDDVHPGDLLAVAATGAYCYSMSSRYNLIGRPAVVAVRDGRARLILRRETVEDLLSLEVR; encoded by the coding sequence ATGGCGTTGGCCCCGAAAGTGTGGCCGCACAACCTGATTCGCAGACCCGATGGCGAGGTGGTGATCGCCGGCGTGGCGGTGAGCGATCTGGCCGCCGAGTACGGCACCCCACTGTTCGTCATCGACGAGGACGACTTCCGCAACCGTTGCCGGGAGATATCCGCGGCATTCGGTGGCGGTCACAACGTGCACTACGCGGCCAAGGCCTTCCTCTGCAGCGAGATCGCCCGCTGGGTCGCCGAGGAGGGCTTGTCCCTGGACGTCGCCAGCGGCGGCGAACTTGCGGTGGCCCTGCACGCAGGCTTCCCGGCCGAACGAATCGCGTTCCACGGCAACAACAAATCGGTCGACGAACTCACCGCCGCCGTCAAGGCTGGCGTCGGCCATATCGTGCTCGACTCGATGACCGAGATCGACCGCCTGGACCTCATCGCCGGTGACGCCGGGGTGGTGCAGGACGTGCTCATCCGCATCACCGTCGGTGTGGAAGCCCACACCCACGAGTTCATCGCCACCGCCCACGAGGACCAGAAGTTCGGCCTATCGCTGGCCAGTGGCGCCGCCATGACGGCGGTGCGCCGGGTGTTCGCCGCCGACCACCTGCGGCTGGTCGGCTTACACAGCCACATCGGCTCGCAGATCTTCGACGTCGCCGGATTCGAACTCGCCGCGCACCGCGTGATCGGCCTGCTGCGTGACGTGGTCGCCGAATTCGGCGTCGACAAGACCGCCCAGATCGCCACCGTCGACCTCGGTGGCGGCCTCGGCATTTCCTATCTGGCACAGGATGATCCGCCGCCGGTGCAGGACCTGGCGGCCAAACTCGGTGCGATCGTGCACAACGAGTCGGCGGCCGTCGGCCTGCCGTCACCGCGACTGGTCGTCGAGCCCGGACGTGCCATCGCCGGACCGGGCACCGTGACCCTCTATCAGGTGGGCACCGTCAAAGACGTGGCGATCAGTGCCGGCTCATCACGGCGCTACATCAGCGTCGACGGCGGCATGAGCGACAACATCCGCACGTCGCTCTACGGTGCCGAATACGACGTCCGGCTGGTCTCCCGGGGCAGCGATGCCCAGCCGGTGCTGGCCAGGATCGTAGGAAAGCATTGCGAGAGCGGCGATATCGTCGTTCGCGATGCCTGGGTGCCGGATGACGTACACCCAGGCGACCTGCTGGCGGTAGCCGCCACCGGCGCCTACTGCTATTCGATGTCGAGTCGGTACAACCTGATCGGCCGCCCCGCGGTGGTGGCCGTGCGCGACGGGCGGGCTCGCCTGATCCTGCGCCGGGAGACCGTCGAAGACTTGTTGAGTTTGGAAGTGAGGTAA